In Xiphophorus hellerii strain 12219 chromosome 13, Xiphophorus_hellerii-4.1, whole genome shotgun sequence, the following proteins share a genomic window:
- the LOC116730875 gene encoding gastrula zinc finger protein XlCGF57.1-like isoform X2, protein MSSVQRQREFINEPLTAAEETFTEFKEIIVKSEEEMDDQRRLLDFSRTPLIILDRVDLPQDCVNELAESGVITELNTQDENLTLNEVKLESVEIKQEQKEPEHLLIKCEQEELEHLQIKQEQEDSEHLHIKPEQEEPEQQQFKDEEDQRCITQYEEQFVIKQETGDILVTPLNVQIINNETESNRNQLVSHASPEDNHYQEGNNSEDPGEKREKEQKQNKRCQKTKGQKVTSEGLKHTHKKTHRELYIYSCKICDKAFTRKGHLTMHMMIHTGEKPFPCLMCGKSFRESRVLTSHERTHTGERPFSCKSCEKTFIYKTNLTTHMKTHTEEKPFTCVTCQKRFRSRSCLTSHIRIHTGEKPFSCMTCGKKFTQKGHMTNHMRGHTGEKPFTCMTCGKGFNDRNSLTSHMRIHTGERPFSCEICGKSFITKNSLTCHMRIHTGVKPFTCECCEKRFITKTNLAQHMRTHTGEKPFSCEICGKQSPTKDGLTSHARTHTGKEPFECGTCGKNCRYKSVLTYHMRTHTGEKPFSCGICGKGLSTKNSLNSHLKSHTGEKPFLCGTCGKSYKTKRSLRVHTGNHR, encoded by the exons atgtcttcagttcagcgtcagagagagtttatcaacgagccgttaactgctgctgaagaaacattcacagagtttaaagaaatcatcgtcaagtccgaggaagagatggatgatcagcgcagactgctggatttctcccggacTCCCCTGATTATCTTAGACCGAGTTG ATCTTCCACAAGACTGTGTGAATGAACTCGCTGAATCTGGAGTGATTACTGAACTCAACACCCAGGATGAGAACTTGACTTTAAATGAAGTAAAACTTGAATCTGTGGAGATAAAACAGGAGCAAAAAGAGCCAGAACATCTACTGATAAAGTGTGAGCAAGAGGAACTGGAACATCTAcagataaaacaggaacaagaaGATTCAGAACATCTCCACATAAAACCAgaacaagaggaaccagaacaaCAGCAGTTTAAAGATGAAGAGGATCAACGCTGCATCACTCAGTACGAAGAGCAGTTTGTGATTAAACAGGAGACTGGAGACATTTTGGTGACTCCTCTTAACGTGCAAATAATCAACAATGAAACAGAATCAAACAGGAACCAACTTGTCTCTCATGCTTCTCCTGAAGATAACCATTATCAGGAAGGAAACAATTCTGAAGACCcaggagaaaagagagaaaaagagcagAAGCAAAACAAGAGATGTCAGAAAACCAAAGGGCAAAAAGTAACTTCTGAGGGTTTAAAACATACCCACAAGAAAACTCACAGGgaactatatatatattcctgTAAAATTTGTGACAAAGCCTTTACTCGAAAAGGTCACTTGACAATGCAtatgatgattcatactggtgagAAGCCATTCCCATGTTTGATGTGCGGAAAGAGTTTTAGGGAAAGTAGGGTTTTAACTTCTCACGAGAGAACTCATACAGGAGAGAGGCCATTCTCGTGtaaaagctgtgaaaaaacattcatttataaaactaatttaactaCTCACATGAAAACTCACACAGAAGAGAAGCCGTTCACATGTGTGACCTGCCAAAAACGTTTCAGAAGCAGGTCTTGTTTAACTTCTCATATTAggattcatacaggtgagaagcctttctcgtgtatgacttgtggaaaaaaattcacTCAAAAAGGTCACATGACTAATCACATGAGAggtcacacaggtgaaaagcctttcACATGTATGACTTGTGGAAAGGGTTTTAATGACAGAAATAGTTTAACTtctcacatgagaattcacacaggcgagaggcctttctcatgtgaaatttgtggaaaaagtttcattacaaaaaacagtttaactTGTCACATGAGGATTCATACAGGTGTGAAGCCTTTCACATGCGAGTGCTGTGAAAAAAGGTTCATCACTAAAACCAATTTAGCTCAACACATGAGAACgcacacaggtgagaaacctttctcatgtgaaaTTTGTGGAAAACAGTCTCCTACAAAAGATGGATTAACTTCTCACGCAAGAACTCATACAGGCAAGGAGCCTTTCGaatgtgggacctgtggaaaaaattGCAGATATAAATCTGTTTTAACTTATCACATGAGgactcatacaggtgagaaacctttttcctgtgggatctgtggaaaaGGTCTGTCTaccaaaaatagtttaaattctCACTTGAAAAGtcatacaggtgagaaacctttcctttgtgggacctgtggaaagagttacaagACTAAAAGGAGTTTACGTGTTCACACGGGGAATCACAGATGA
- the LOC116730882 gene encoding gastrula zinc finger protein XlCGF57.1-like isoform X1 — protein MSSVQRQREFINEPLTAAEETFTEFKEIIVKSEEEMDDHRRLLDFSRRPQIILHRIDLPQNCVCKEEEDFTEFSNQDGNSAIDKEEPEPFKIKHEQEEPEHQQFKEEENQLCISQDEEHLMLKQETGDILVTPSNVQKISNETEPNRSQLIFHFSSTMEGPVVENQDQEGNNSGDPGEKRDKEQKQNKRCQKTKQQKGTTEGPKHRKHKKTHLDQNVYSCEFCHQIFSQKGNLMTHVRIHTGEKRFTCLTCGKSFTQKGNLISHMKSHTGEKPFTCRTCEKKFSNKRNLTIHMRTHTGEKPFSCVNCRKLFRSASCLSSHMKVHMVEKPFTCTTCGKSFSRKDHLSNHMKLHTGEKPFTCTTCGKSFRIKSDLTIHTRIHTGEKPFSCGTCGKSFRSTSRLTSHMRIHMAEKPLTCMTCGKSFTRTDHLVNHMRIHTGEKPFTCMTCGKSFRIKFDLTIHMRIHTGEKPFSCGTCGKSFRSTSRLTSHMRIHMTEKPFTCMTCEKSFTRKDHLVKHMNLHIGEKPFTCMTCGKGVIHKNNLASHVIGHTSVEHFSCGICGKSFTYENGLPIHED, from the exons atgtcttcagttcagcgtcagagagagtttatcaacgagccgttaactgctgctgaagaaacattcacagagtttaaagaaatcatcgtcaagtcggaggaagagatggatgatcatcgcagactgctggatttctcccggaggccccagataatcttacaccgaatag ATCTCCCACAAAATTGTGTGTGTAAAGAGGAGGAAGATTTCACTGAGTTCAGCAACCAGGATGGGAATTCAGCTATAGAtaaagaggaaccagaaccttttaaaataaaacatgagcaagaggaaccagaacatcaacagttcaaagaagaagaaaatcagcTTTGCATAAGTCAGGATGAAGAGCATCTTATGTTGAAACAGGAAACTGGAGACATTTTGGTGACTCCTTCTAATGTACAAAAAATCAgcaatgaaacagaaccaaacaggagccaacttattttccacttttcaagCACTATGGAGGGTCCAGTAGTTGAGAACCAGGATCAGGAAGGAAACAATTCTGGAGACCCAGGAGAAAAGAGAGACaaagagcagaaacaaaacaagagatgtcagaaaaccaaacagcaaAAAGGAACTACCGAAGGTCCAAAACAtagaaagcacaaaaaaactcaCCTGGACCAAAATGTGTATTCCTGTGAATTTTGTCATCAAATCTTTTCTCAAAAAGGTAACTTGATGACACACGTGAGGATTCATACTGGGGAGAAGCGTTTCACATGTCttacttgtggaaaaagtttcactcaaAAAGGTAATTTAATTTCTCACATGAAAAGCCACACTGGAGAGAAGCCTTTCACATGTAGAACTtgtgaaaaaaagtttagtaacaaaagaaatttaactaTTCACATGAGGACTCATACAGgcgagaagcctttctcttgtgtgAATTGTCGAAAACTTTTTAGAAGCGCATCTTGTTTATCTTCTCACATGAAGGTTCATATGGTCGAGAAGCCTTTCACATGTacgacttgtggaaaaagtttcagtcGAAAAGATCATTTAAGTAATCACATGAAgcttcacacaggtgagaagccatTCACATGTActacttgtggaaaaagtttcagaatCAAATCTGATTTAACCATTCACACAAgaattcatacaggtgagaagcctttctcatgtggaacttgtggaaaaagtttcagaagCACGTCTCGTTTAACTTCTCACATGAGGATTCATATGGCTGAGAAGCCTTTGACATGtatgacttgtggaaaaagtttcactcgAACTGATCATTTAGTtaatcacatgagaattcacacaggtgagaagcctttcacatgtatgacttgtggaaaaagtttcagaatcaaatttgatttaactattcacatgagaattcatacaggtgagaagcctttctcatgtggaacttgtggaaaaagtttcagaagCACATCTCGTTTAACTTCTCACATGAGGATTCATATGACCGAGAAGCCTTTCACATGTATGACttgtgaaaaaagtttcacacGAAAAGATCATTTAGTCAAACACATGAACCTTCACataggtgagaagcctttcacATGTATGACTTGTGGAAAAGGAGtcattcacaaaaataatttagctaGTCACGTTATAGGTCACACAAGTGTGGAGCATTTCTCATGTGGGATTTGTGGGAAAAGTTTCACCTATGAAAATGGTTTACCTATTCACGAGGACTAA
- the LOC116730875 gene encoding gastrula zinc finger protein XlCGF57.1-like isoform X1 — MDDKRRLLDFSRLPQIILHRIDYQQCCIHKEDEGHLTDHTKGHTVPPQRELINKQLTAAEETLTEFYKIIVKSEEEMGDHRRLLDFSRLPQIILHQIDLPQDCVNELAESGVITELNTQDENLTLNEVKLESVEIKQEQKEPEHLLIKCEQEELEHLQIKQEQEDSEHLHIKPEQEEPEQQQFKDEEDQRCITQYEEQFVIKQETGDILVTPLNVQIINNETESNRNQLVSHASPEDNHYQEGNNSEDPGEKREKEQKQNKRCQKTKGQKVTSEGLKHTHKKTHRELYIYSCKICDKAFTRKGHLTMHMMIHTGEKPFPCLMCGKSFRESRVLTSHERTHTGERPFSCKSCEKTFIYKTNLTTHMKTHTEEKPFTCVTCQKRFRSRSCLTSHIRIHTGEKPFSCMTCGKKFTQKGHMTNHMRGHTGEKPFTCMTCGKGFNDRNSLTSHMRIHTGERPFSCEICGKSFITKNSLTCHMRIHTGVKPFTCECCEKRFITKTNLAQHMRTHTGEKPFSCEICGKQSPTKDGLTSHARTHTGKEPFECGTCGKNCRYKSVLTYHMRTHTGEKPFSCGICGKGLSTKNSLNSHLKSHTGEKPFLCGTCGKSYKTKRSLRVHTGNHR; from the exons atggatgataagcgcagactgctggatttctcccgattaccccagataatcttacaccgaatag attacCAACAATGCTGTATACATAAAGAGGATGAAGGTCATTTGACTGATCACACGAAAggtcacacag ttccgcctcagagagagttAATCAACAAGcagttaactgctgctgaagaaacattaaCGGAGTTTTATAAAATCATCGTCAAGTCCGAGGAAGAGATGGgtgatcatcgcagactgctggatttctcccgattaccccagataatcttacaccaAATAG ATCTTCCACAAGACTGTGTGAATGAACTCGCTGAATCTGGAGTGATTACTGAACTCAACACCCAGGATGAGAACTTGACTTTAAATGAAGTAAAACTTGAATCTGTGGAGATAAAACAGGAGCAAAAAGAGCCAGAACATCTACTGATAAAGTGTGAGCAAGAGGAACTGGAACATCTAcagataaaacaggaacaagaaGATTCAGAACATCTCCACATAAAACCAgaacaagaggaaccagaacaaCAGCAGTTTAAAGATGAAGAGGATCAACGCTGCATCACTCAGTACGAAGAGCAGTTTGTGATTAAACAGGAGACTGGAGACATTTTGGTGACTCCTCTTAACGTGCAAATAATCAACAATGAAACAGAATCAAACAGGAACCAACTTGTCTCTCATGCTTCTCCTGAAGATAACCATTATCAGGAAGGAAACAATTCTGAAGACCcaggagaaaagagagaaaaagagcagAAGCAAAACAAGAGATGTCAGAAAACCAAAGGGCAAAAAGTAACTTCTGAGGGTTTAAAACATACCCACAAGAAAACTCACAGGgaactatatatatattcctgTAAAATTTGTGACAAAGCCTTTACTCGAAAAGGTCACTTGACAATGCAtatgatgattcatactggtgagAAGCCATTCCCATGTTTGATGTGCGGAAAGAGTTTTAGGGAAAGTAGGGTTTTAACTTCTCACGAGAGAACTCATACAGGAGAGAGGCCATTCTCGTGtaaaagctgtgaaaaaacattcatttataaaactaatttaactaCTCACATGAAAACTCACACAGAAGAGAAGCCGTTCACATGTGTGACCTGCCAAAAACGTTTCAGAAGCAGGTCTTGTTTAACTTCTCATATTAggattcatacaggtgagaagcctttctcgtgtatgacttgtggaaaaaaattcacTCAAAAAGGTCACATGACTAATCACATGAGAggtcacacaggtgaaaagcctttcACATGTATGACTTGTGGAAAGGGTTTTAATGACAGAAATAGTTTAACTtctcacatgagaattcacacaggcgagaggcctttctcatgtgaaatttgtggaaaaagtttcattacaaaaaacagtttaactTGTCACATGAGGATTCATACAGGTGTGAAGCCTTTCACATGCGAGTGCTGTGAAAAAAGGTTCATCACTAAAACCAATTTAGCTCAACACATGAGAACgcacacaggtgagaaacctttctcatgtgaaaTTTGTGGAAAACAGTCTCCTACAAAAGATGGATTAACTTCTCACGCAAGAACTCATACAGGCAAGGAGCCTTTCGaatgtgggacctgtggaaaaaattGCAGATATAAATCTGTTTTAACTTATCACATGAGgactcatacaggtgagaaacctttttcctgtgggatctgtggaaaaGGTCTGTCTaccaaaaatagtttaaattctCACTTGAAAAGtcatacaggtgagaaacctttcctttgtgggacctgtggaaagagttacaagACTAAAAGGAGTTTACGTGTTCACACGGGGAATCACAGATGA
- the LOC116730882 gene encoding gastrula zinc finger protein XlCGF8.2DB-like isoform X2 translates to MTHVRIHTGEKRFTCLTCGKSFTQKGNLISHMKSHTGEKPFTCRTCEKKFSNKRNLTIHMRTHTGEKPFSCVNCRKLFRSASCLSSHMKVHMVEKPFTCTTCGKSFSRKDHLSNHMKLHTGEKPFTCTTCGKSFRIKSDLTIHTRIHTGEKPFSCGTCGKSFRSTSRLTSHMRIHMAEKPLTCMTCGKSFTRTDHLVNHMRIHTGEKPFTCMTCGKSFRIKFDLTIHMRIHTGEKPFSCGTCGKSFRSTSRLTSHMRIHMTEKPFTCMTCEKSFTRKDHLVKHMNLHIGEKPFTCMTCGKGVIHKNNLASHVIGHTSVEHFSCGICGKSFTYENGLPIHED, encoded by the coding sequence ATGACACACGTGAGGATTCATACTGGGGAGAAGCGTTTCACATGTCttacttgtggaaaaagtttcactcaaAAAGGTAATTTAATTTCTCACATGAAAAGCCACACTGGAGAGAAGCCTTTCACATGTAGAACTtgtgaaaaaaagtttagtaacaaaagaaatttaactaTTCACATGAGGACTCATACAGgcgagaagcctttctcttgtgtgAATTGTCGAAAACTTTTTAGAAGCGCATCTTGTTTATCTTCTCACATGAAGGTTCATATGGTCGAGAAGCCTTTCACATGTacgacttgtggaaaaagtttcagtcGAAAAGATCATTTAAGTAATCACATGAAgcttcacacaggtgagaagccatTCACATGTActacttgtggaaaaagtttcagaatCAAATCTGATTTAACCATTCACACAAgaattcatacaggtgagaagcctttctcatgtggaacttgtggaaaaagtttcagaagCACGTCTCGTTTAACTTCTCACATGAGGATTCATATGGCTGAGAAGCCTTTGACATGtatgacttgtggaaaaagtttcactcgAACTGATCATTTAGTtaatcacatgagaattcacacaggtgagaagcctttcacatgtatgacttgtggaaaaagtttcagaatcaaatttgatttaactattcacatgagaattcatacaggtgagaagcctttctcatgtggaacttgtggaaaaagtttcagaagCACATCTCGTTTAACTTCTCACATGAGGATTCATATGACCGAGAAGCCTTTCACATGTATGACttgtgaaaaaagtttcacacGAAAAGATCATTTAGTCAAACACATGAACCTTCACataggtgagaagcctttcacATGTATGACTTGTGGAAAAGGAGtcattcacaaaaataatttagctaGTCACGTTATAGGTCACACAAGTGTGGAGCATTTCTCATGTGGGATTTGTGGGAAAAGTTTCACCTATGAAAATGGTTTACCTATTCACGAGGACTAA
- the LOC116730875 gene encoding gastrula zinc finger protein XlCGF57.1-like isoform X3 translates to MSKLQKCILVEILKKPTSTFNLSQNLPQDCVNELAESGVITELNTQDENLTLNEVKLESVEIKQEQKEPEHLLIKCEQEELEHLQIKQEQEDSEHLHIKPEQEEPEQQQFKDEEDQRCITQYEEQFVIKQETGDILVTPLNVQIINNETESNRNQLVSHASPEDNHYQEGNNSEDPGEKREKEQKQNKRCQKTKGQKVTSEGLKHTHKKTHRELYIYSCKICDKAFTRKGHLTMHMMIHTGEKPFPCLMCGKSFRESRVLTSHERTHTGERPFSCKSCEKTFIYKTNLTTHMKTHTEEKPFTCVTCQKRFRSRSCLTSHIRIHTGEKPFSCMTCGKKFTQKGHMTNHMRGHTGEKPFTCMTCGKGFNDRNSLTSHMRIHTGERPFSCEICGKSFITKNSLTCHMRIHTGVKPFTCECCEKRFITKTNLAQHMRTHTGEKPFSCEICGKQSPTKDGLTSHARTHTGKEPFECGTCGKNCRYKSVLTYHMRTHTGEKPFSCGICGKGLSTKNSLNSHLKSHTGEKPFLCGTCGKSYKTKRSLRVHTGNHR, encoded by the exons atgtcaaaattacaaaaatgtattctagtagaaattttaaaaaaacccacatcAACATTTAACTTGAGTCAAA ATCTTCCACAAGACTGTGTGAATGAACTCGCTGAATCTGGAGTGATTACTGAACTCAACACCCAGGATGAGAACTTGACTTTAAATGAAGTAAAACTTGAATCTGTGGAGATAAAACAGGAGCAAAAAGAGCCAGAACATCTACTGATAAAGTGTGAGCAAGAGGAACTGGAACATCTAcagataaaacaggaacaagaaGATTCAGAACATCTCCACATAAAACCAgaacaagaggaaccagaacaaCAGCAGTTTAAAGATGAAGAGGATCAACGCTGCATCACTCAGTACGAAGAGCAGTTTGTGATTAAACAGGAGACTGGAGACATTTTGGTGACTCCTCTTAACGTGCAAATAATCAACAATGAAACAGAATCAAACAGGAACCAACTTGTCTCTCATGCTTCTCCTGAAGATAACCATTATCAGGAAGGAAACAATTCTGAAGACCcaggagaaaagagagaaaaagagcagAAGCAAAACAAGAGATGTCAGAAAACCAAAGGGCAAAAAGTAACTTCTGAGGGTTTAAAACATACCCACAAGAAAACTCACAGGgaactatatatatattcctgTAAAATTTGTGACAAAGCCTTTACTCGAAAAGGTCACTTGACAATGCAtatgatgattcatactggtgagAAGCCATTCCCATGTTTGATGTGCGGAAAGAGTTTTAGGGAAAGTAGGGTTTTAACTTCTCACGAGAGAACTCATACAGGAGAGAGGCCATTCTCGTGtaaaagctgtgaaaaaacattcatttataaaactaatttaactaCTCACATGAAAACTCACACAGAAGAGAAGCCGTTCACATGTGTGACCTGCCAAAAACGTTTCAGAAGCAGGTCTTGTTTAACTTCTCATATTAggattcatacaggtgagaagcctttctcgtgtatgacttgtggaaaaaaattcacTCAAAAAGGTCACATGACTAATCACATGAGAggtcacacaggtgaaaagcctttcACATGTATGACTTGTGGAAAGGGTTTTAATGACAGAAATAGTTTAACTtctcacatgagaattcacacaggcgagaggcctttctcatgtgaaatttgtggaaaaagtttcattacaaaaaacagtttaactTGTCACATGAGGATTCATACAGGTGTGAAGCCTTTCACATGCGAGTGCTGTGAAAAAAGGTTCATCACTAAAACCAATTTAGCTCAACACATGAGAACgcacacaggtgagaaacctttctcatgtgaaaTTTGTGGAAAACAGTCTCCTACAAAAGATGGATTAACTTCTCACGCAAGAACTCATACAGGCAAGGAGCCTTTCGaatgtgggacctgtggaaaaaattGCAGATATAAATCTGTTTTAACTTATCACATGAGgactcatacaggtgagaaacctttttcctgtgggatctgtggaaaaGGTCTGTCTaccaaaaatagtttaaattctCACTTGAAAAGtcatacaggtgagaaacctttcctttgtgggacctgtggaaagagttacaagACTAAAAGGAGTTTACGTGTTCACACGGGGAATCACAGATGA